In Hemicordylus capensis ecotype Gifberg chromosome 3, rHemCap1.1.pri, whole genome shotgun sequence, one DNA window encodes the following:
- the BNIP3 gene encoding BCL2/adenovirus E1B 19 kDa protein-interacting protein 3, producing MSSSAAPGGQEENLQGSWVELHFSSNGNGSPAQPASQEQAPASISIYNGDMEKILLDAQHESGRSSSRESSHCDSPPRSQTPQDIQRASEVESRGSGEKNSSQSEEDFLERRKEVERLLQKNPDWMWDWSSRPENIPPKEFLFKHPKRAATLSMRNTSVMKKGGIFSAEFLKVFLPSLLLSHLLAIGLGIYIGRRLTTTASSSSL from the exons GTTCTTGGGTGGAACTTCACTTCAGCAGCAATGGAAATGGCAGCCCTGCCCAGCCTGCAAGCCAGGAACAAGCTCCAGCTTCTATTTCTATTTACAACGGTGACATGGAGAAAATTCTCCTAGATGCCCAGCATGAGTCTGGAAGAAGTAGTTCACGAGAGAGCTCACACTGTGACAG CCCTCCTCGTTCCCAGACGCCTCAGGACATTCAGAGGGCTTCTGAAGTTGAGAGCCGTGGCAGCGGTGAAAAGAATAGCTCTCAG TCTGAAGAAGATTTCCTGGAAAGGAGGAAAGAAGTGGAACGGCTTTTGCAGAAAAACCCAGATTGGATGTGGGATTGGTCCAGCAGACCTGAGAACATCCCTCCCAA GGAATTTCTGTTTAAACACCCTAAGCGTGCAGCTACCCTCAGCATGAGAAATACGAGTGTGATGAAGAAAGGGGGAATCTTTTCTGCagaatttttaaaggtttttctaCCATCTCTGCTGCTTTCTCATCTGCTTGCCATTGGATTAGG GATTTATATCGGAAGACGACTGACAACCACAGCTTCCAGCAGCTCATTGTAA